One stretch of Nicotiana tabacum cultivar K326 chromosome 18, ASM71507v2, whole genome shotgun sequence DNA includes these proteins:
- the LOC142172659 gene encoding uncharacterized protein LOC142172659 has translation MRMLRWMYGHTRLDRIRNEVIQDKVGVAPVEAKMREAKLKWFGHVKKRNTDAPIRRCERLALGGERRGRGRPKKSWGEVIRQDMKQLELTEDITLDRRAWRWKIRVEG, from the coding sequence ATGAGGATGCTGAGATGGATGTATGGGCATACTAGATTAGATAGAATTAGAAATGAAGTTATTCAAgacaaggtgggagtggcccCTGTGGAGGCAAAGATGCGTGAGGCAAAGTTGAAATGGTTTGGGCATGTTAAGAAGAGAAACACAGATGCCCCAATCAGGAGatgtgagaggttggccttggGAGGTGAGAGGAGGGGTAGAGGTAGACCTAAGAAGTCTTGGGGTgaagtgatcaggcaggacatgaagCAGCTTGAGCTGACCGAGGACATAACCCTAGATAGAAGGGCGTGGAGGTGGAAGATTAGGGtggaaggttag